One segment of Nocardia farcinica DNA contains the following:
- a CDS encoding transglycosylase domain-containing protein produces the protein MARRGGAATGPKPATARSATGPRPAVDGARRAGGATTGERRAASGPPSGPPPRRGGGSGGSGGSGGGRGPGQGRRMPWRTIRRVMYVLTALAIMVPSAVFLIAYTTVSVPQPGDLKTNQVATIYAQDGSTVISKVVPPQGNRTEVTIDQIPPHVRNAVIAAEDRDFYTNPGFSISGFARAARDNVLGKESAGGGSTITQQYVKNALVGDERSLTRKMRELVISAKMARQWSKDEILAAYLNTIYFGRGAYGIDAAAKAYFGKPVQELTVAEGAVLAATIQLPSLLDPEKNPDGAKSRWNYVLDGMVSGGNLSAAERQNMQYPQVVSLAANQDNELDSGPEGLIKTRVLEELSAAGISEQQLNTAGLQITTTIDPQAQQAAVEAATAKMQGEPEQLRTAVVSIDPRTGAVRAYYGGTDGQGYDFANAPLQTGSSFKVIGLAANLEQGIPLSQMYDSSPLTVHGIKITNVEGESCGMCTIAEALKRSLNTSFYRMQLDMQNGPQKIAEMGHRLGIPEELPGVGKTLSEPDGSGPNNGIVLGQYQARPLDMASAYATLAASGVYHQPHFVQKVVTADGQVLLDRGEVPGEQRVSAAVADNVTAAMKPIAAYSRNHGLAGGRESAAKTGTAQLLDTGENKDAWMVGYTPSLSTAVWVGSVDNSPLRNYAGAMIYGSSLPSDIWKATMDGALAGTPNETFPKPAPIKGQAGVPEWTAPYTPPSTTEAPLLPPVVITPTQVEILPGITIPVPGVQPAPQQTQQQRPQQNSESGPLPGQPVAPTGGASPGGGNGNGNGGGGGNADDEEGSDSPQPTRSR, from the coding sequence GTGGCCCGCCGCGGCGGCGCGGCGACCGGACCCAAGCCCGCCACGGCGCGCAGCGCGACCGGCCCGCGCCCGGCCGTCGACGGCGCGCGCCGGGCCGGTGGCGCCACCACCGGCGAGCGCCGCGCCGCGTCCGGGCCACCGTCCGGCCCACCGCCGCGCCGCGGGGGCGGCAGCGGCGGCTCGGGCGGGTCCGGCGGCGGTCGCGGACCCGGTCAGGGCAGGCGGATGCCGTGGCGCACCATCCGGCGGGTGATGTACGTGCTCACCGCGCTGGCGATCATGGTGCCCAGCGCGGTGTTCCTCATCGCCTACACCACCGTGTCGGTGCCCCAGCCCGGCGACCTGAAGACCAATCAGGTGGCCACCATCTACGCCCAGGACGGCTCCACCGTCATCAGCAAGGTGGTGCCGCCGCAGGGCAACCGCACCGAGGTCACCATCGACCAGATCCCGCCGCACGTGCGCAACGCCGTGATCGCGGCCGAGGACCGGGATTTCTATACCAACCCCGGCTTCTCCATCTCCGGCTTCGCCCGCGCGGCCCGCGACAACGTCCTGGGCAAGGAGAGCGCGGGCGGTGGCTCCACGATCACCCAGCAGTACGTGAAGAACGCGCTGGTCGGCGACGAACGCTCGCTGACGAGGAAGATGCGCGAGCTGGTGATCTCGGCGAAGATGGCCAGGCAGTGGAGCAAGGACGAGATCCTGGCCGCCTACCTCAACACCATCTACTTCGGGCGCGGCGCCTATGGCATCGACGCCGCCGCCAAGGCGTACTTCGGCAAGCCGGTCCAGGAACTGACCGTGGCCGAGGGCGCCGTGCTGGCGGCCACCATCCAGCTGCCCTCGTTGCTGGACCCGGAGAAGAATCCCGACGGTGCCAAGTCGCGCTGGAACTACGTGCTCGACGGCATGGTCAGCGGCGGCAACCTGTCCGCGGCCGAGCGCCAGAACATGCAGTATCCCCAGGTGGTGTCGCTGGCGGCGAACCAGGACAACGAGCTCGATTCCGGTCCCGAGGGCCTGATCAAGACCCGCGTCCTGGAGGAACTCTCTGCCGCTGGCATCAGCGAGCAGCAGCTCAACACCGCGGGCCTGCAGATCACCACGACCATCGACCCGCAGGCGCAGCAGGCCGCGGTCGAGGCCGCCACCGCCAAGATGCAGGGCGAGCCCGAGCAGTTGCGCACCGCGGTGGTGTCGATCGATCCGCGCACGGGCGCGGTGCGCGCGTACTACGGCGGCACCGACGGCCAGGGCTACGACTTCGCCAACGCGCCGCTGCAGACCGGTTCCTCGTTCAAGGTGATCGGCCTGGCCGCCAACCTCGAGCAGGGCATTCCGCTCTCGCAGATGTACGACAGCTCGCCGCTGACCGTGCACGGCATCAAGATCACCAACGTCGAGGGCGAGTCCTGCGGTATGTGCACCATCGCCGAGGCGCTCAAGCGGTCGCTGAACACCAGCTTCTACCGCATGCAGCTGGACATGCAGAACGGGCCGCAGAAGATCGCCGAGATGGGACACCGGCTCGGCATCCCCGAGGAACTGCCCGGCGTCGGCAAGACGCTGTCCGAGCCGGACGGCTCCGGCCCCAACAACGGCATCGTGCTCGGTCAGTACCAGGCCCGCCCGCTGGACATGGCCTCGGCCTATGCCACCTTGGCCGCCTCGGGCGTCTACCACCAGCCGCACTTCGTGCAGAAGGTCGTCACCGCCGACGGACAGGTGTTGCTCGATCGCGGCGAGGTGCCGGGCGAGCAGCGTGTCTCGGCGGCCGTGGCGGACAACGTCACCGCCGCGATGAAGCCGATCGCCGCCTACTCCCGCAACCACGGCCTGGCCGGTGGCCGCGAGTCGGCCGCCAAGACCGGTACCGCGCAGTTGCTGGACACCGGTGAGAACAAGGACGCGTGGATGGTCGGCTACACGCCGTCGCTGTCCACCGCGGTGTGGGTCGGCAGCGTCGACAACTCGCCGCTGCGCAACTACGCGGGCGCGATGATCTACGGCTCCAGCCTGCCCTCGGACATCTGGAAGGCCACGATGGACGGTGCCCTGGCCGGCACGCCCAACGAGACCTTCCCCAAGCCCGCCCCGATCAAGGGCCAGGCGGGCGTGCCCGAGTGGACGGCGCCGTACACCCCGCCGTCGACCACGGAAGCCCCGCTGCTGCCCCCGGTGGTGATCACCCCCACCCAGGTGGAGATCCTGCCCGGTATCACCATCCCGGTGCCCGGTGTGCAGCCCGCGCCGCAGCAGACCCAGCAGCAGCGTCCGCAACAGAACTCCGAGTCCGGCCCGCTGCCCGGCCAGCCGGTCGCGCCGACCGGCGGCGCGTCACCGGGCGGTGGCAACGGCAACGGCAACGGCGGGGGTGGCGGTAACGCCGACGACGAGGAGGGCAGCGACAGCCCGCAACCCACGCGAAGCCGCTGA
- a CDS encoding DUF5318 family protein has product MVDYALRRRSLLADVYAGRVDVAEVCDANPYLLRAAKFHGRGSEVTCPICRKEQLTLVSWVYGDGLGPVAGSARTPEELMRLAETREEFSVHVVEVCRTCSWNHLVQSYVLGNAPAPTRRRSGTRANRRTAAE; this is encoded by the coding sequence GTGGTCGACTACGCGCTCCGGCGCCGGTCGCTGCTGGCCGACGTCTATGCGGGCCGCGTGGACGTCGCCGAGGTGTGTGATGCCAATCCATACCTGCTGCGTGCGGCGAAGTTCCACGGGCGGGGGAGCGAGGTCACGTGTCCGATCTGCCGGAAAGAGCAGTTGACGCTCGTGTCCTGGGTCTACGGCGACGGCCTCGGACCCGTGGCAGGCTCGGCTCGCACACCCGAGGAGCTCATGCGCCTCGCCGAGACCCGCGAGGAGTTCTCGGTCCACGTCGTCGAGGTGTGCCGCACCTGCAGCTGGAATCATCTGGTGCAGTCCTATGTGCTCGGCAACGCCCCGGCGCCGACCCGGCGCCGCTCCGGTACCCGGGCCAACCGGCGTACCGCCGCCGAGTGA
- a CDS encoding DUF1707 SHOCT-like domain-containing protein, which translates to MSTTSGRTRARDIDRANASSVLDAAYAEGQLGAAEYHDRTARAAAAKTVGDLAGLLADLQVPATVRDLVPSSAAAPRKPLRRSASPSGYPGHTRARADDRRRVHAQLDHARAEGQLTEDEHQARRDLADEARTLGDLAVLVDDLRLAPSAEPRPPRSRRRHWFQLGVAAAAVVAAVATATLTARAVRPEPPAPVAAPVAPVADLDGVAPVVIGTPNLLTETGLRQLVADLRTRFGDPTVDELSVHPELASLTKAVPGQPNRKVGYSYRWGFAPDGAPVTREPDTPTVDLTALDLTALAALIAEAPATLRVPDGTTSHIGVEIMDNDFYAAYGLPRGAVAVSVYARNEARESGHLLAAADGRIARTWEFGR; encoded by the coding sequence GTGTCCACAACATCGGGGCGCACGCGGGCGCGTGACATCGATCGCGCGAACGCCTCCAGCGTGCTGGACGCCGCGTACGCCGAAGGCCAGCTCGGCGCCGCCGAGTACCACGACCGCACCGCGCGAGCGGCCGCCGCGAAAACCGTCGGTGACCTGGCCGGGTTGCTCGCCGATCTGCAGGTGCCCGCCACGGTCCGCGACCTGGTACCGTCCTCCGCCGCCGCCCCGCGAAAGCCTTTGCGGCGCAGTGCTTCCCCGTCCGGTTATCCCGGTCACACCCGTGCCCGTGCCGACGACCGCCGCCGTGTCCACGCCCAACTCGACCACGCCCGCGCCGAAGGCCAGCTGACCGAGGACGAGCATCAAGCCCGCCGCGACCTGGCCGACGAGGCCCGCACCCTCGGCGACCTGGCCGTCCTGGTCGACGACCTGCGCCTGGCGCCGAGCGCCGAGCCCCGGCCGCCGCGCTCGCGCCGGCGGCACTGGTTCCAGCTGGGCGTGGCGGCCGCCGCTGTGGTGGCCGCGGTGGCGACGGCCACCCTGACCGCGCGGGCGGTGCGGCCCGAACCGCCCGCGCCGGTCGCCGCCCCGGTGGCTCCGGTCGCCGACCTCGACGGCGTCGCACCGGTGGTGATCGGCACCCCGAACCTGCTCACCGAGACCGGCCTGCGCCAGCTCGTGGCGGACCTGCGCACCCGGTTCGGTGACCCGACCGTCGACGAACTGTCCGTTCACCCCGAGTTGGCCTCGCTGACCAAGGCGGTGCCGGGCCAACCCAACCGAAAGGTCGGCTACTCCTACCGCTGGGGCTTCGCGCCGGACGGTGCCCCCGTCACCCGCGAACCCGACACCCCGACCGTCGACCTCACCGCGCTCGACCTGACGGCACTGGCGGCACTGATCGCCGAGGCGCCCGCCACCCTGCGCGTGCCCGACGGCACGACCAGCCACATCGGCGTGGAGATCATGGACAACGACTTCTACGCCGCCTACGGCCTGCCGCGCGGCGCCGTGGCGGTGAGCGTCTACGCGCGCAACGAGGCACGCGAGAGCGGCCATCTCCTCGCGGCGGCCGACGGCAGGATCGCCCGTACCTGGGAATTCGGGAGGTAG
- a CDS encoding DUF1707 SHOCT-like domain-containing protein, which produces MSSAPSGALRAADSDRADVCGMLDAALADGQLTAAEHATRTSAAMRAVTFADLETLIADLQLPEALVDTPVVRADLRRPHRLRMPLAIVAGAAALGAVVGLAVGCAGGGAETAAEAGRPAFTTPNGLARFIADYRAHFGDTSVDEVTLHPEHVSIVRRAADNPAQEDRWDYDGEFDHSVTTSRDPDDPTIDLAALDLPAIAAVLAGSTRTVGVPEGAVTHLGIEPSDHAGIAGGLEVQIFVADERGGRGDLTVAADGAPVAVFPAGR; this is translated from the coding sequence ATGAGCTCCGCCCCGTCCGGCGCACTGCGCGCCGCCGACTCCGACCGCGCGGACGTGTGCGGGATGCTCGACGCCGCGCTGGCCGACGGCCAGCTCACCGCCGCCGAACACGCCACCCGCACGTCCGCGGCCATGCGCGCGGTCACCTTCGCCGACCTCGAAACCCTGATCGCCGACCTGCAGCTGCCCGAAGCCCTGGTCGACACCCCCGTCGTGCGCGCGGACCTGCGCCGCCCGCATCGGCTGCGCATGCCGCTCGCGATCGTCGCCGGGGCCGCGGCGCTCGGCGCGGTGGTCGGGCTGGCCGTCGGATGCGCGGGTGGCGGTGCCGAGACCGCGGCGGAGGCCGGCCGGCCTGCCTTCACCACACCGAACGGCCTGGCGCGGTTCATCGCCGACTACCGTGCCCACTTCGGCGACACCTCGGTCGACGAGGTCACCCTGCACCCCGAGCATGTGAGCATCGTCCGGCGCGCCGCCGACAACCCCGCGCAGGAGGACCGCTGGGACTACGACGGCGAGTTCGACCACTCGGTTACCACCTCCCGCGATCCGGACGACCCGACCATCGATCTGGCCGCACTCGACCTGCCCGCGATCGCGGCCGTGCTGGCGGGCAGCACGCGGACCGTCGGGGTGCCCGAGGGCGCCGTCACGCACCTGGGCATCGAGCCCAGCGACCACGCGGGCATCGCGGGCGGCCTCGAGGTGCAGATCTTCGTCGCCGACGAGCGCGGCGGCCGCGGCGACCTGACCGTCGCCGCCGACGGCGCACCCGTGGCGGTGTTCCCCGCCGGTCGCTGA
- a CDS encoding PadR family transcriptional regulator, translating into MLELAILGLLLESPMHGYELRKRLTGLLGAFRAFSYGSLYPTLRRMQADGLIAEEVPEGAATRRARRVYQLTDKGRERFNELLADTGPQNYTDDGFGVHLAFFSRTPAEARMRILEGRRRQVEERREGLREAIKKASGSLDRYTRQLHQLGLESSEREVRWLNELIAAEQSTKAAPQKEGNIGHE; encoded by the coding sequence GTGCTCGAATTGGCGATTCTCGGGCTGCTCCTCGAATCGCCCATGCACGGTTACGAGCTGCGCAAGCGGCTGACGGGCCTGCTCGGGGCGTTTCGGGCCTTCTCCTACGGGTCGCTCTATCCCACGCTGCGCCGCATGCAGGCGGACGGACTGATCGCGGAGGAGGTACCGGAGGGCGCGGCCACGCGCCGGGCCCGCCGGGTCTACCAACTGACCGACAAGGGCCGGGAGCGGTTCAACGAACTGCTCGCCGACACCGGCCCGCAGAACTACACCGACGACGGCTTCGGCGTTCATCTCGCTTTCTTCAGCCGCACCCCCGCGGAAGCGCGGATGCGGATCCTGGAAGGCAGGCGGCGCCAAGTCGAGGAGCGCCGAGAGGGGCTCCGGGAAGCGATCAAGAAGGCCAGCGGGTCACTGGATCGCTACACCCGGCAACTCCATCAACTCGGACTCGAATCCAGCGAGCGCGAAGTGCGCTGGCTCAACGAGTTGATTGCGGCGGAGCAATCGACGAAGGCGGCACCACAGAAAGAGGGAAATATCGGCCATGAGTGA
- a CDS encoding inositol-3-phosphate synthase, whose amino-acid sequence MSDINTAENATEVRVAIVGVGNCASSLVQGVQYYKDADESATVPGLMHVKFGPYHVRDVKFVAAFDVDAKKVGFDLAEAIFASENNTIKISDVPPTDVVVQRGPTLDGIGKYYAQTIEVSEAEPVDVVQALVDAKVDVLVSYLPVGSEEADKFYAQCAIDAGVAFVNALPVFIASDPVWAKKFTDAGVPIVGDDIKSQVGATITHRVMAKLFEDRGVQLDRTMQLNVGGNMDFKNMLERERLESKKISKTQAVTSNLKKELGANDVHIGPSDHVGWLDDRKWAYVRLEGRAFGDVPLNLEYKLEVWDSPNSAGIIIDAVRAAKIAKDRGIGGPVIPASAYLMKSPPQQLADDVAREQLEAFIVG is encoded by the coding sequence ATGAGTGACATCAACACGGCTGAGAACGCCACCGAAGTGCGCGTGGCCATTGTGGGCGTGGGCAACTGCGCCTCCTCCTTGGTCCAGGGCGTGCAGTACTACAAGGACGCGGACGAGAGCGCGACCGTGCCCGGCCTGATGCACGTCAAGTTCGGCCCCTACCACGTCCGCGACGTCAAGTTCGTCGCCGCGTTCGACGTGGACGCCAAGAAGGTCGGCTTCGACCTGGCCGAGGCGATCTTCGCCAGCGAGAACAACACCATCAAGATCTCCGACGTGCCACCGACCGACGTGGTCGTGCAGCGCGGCCCGACGCTCGACGGCATCGGCAAGTACTACGCGCAGACCATCGAGGTCTCCGAGGCCGAGCCGGTCGACGTCGTGCAGGCGCTCGTGGACGCGAAGGTCGACGTCCTCGTCTCCTACCTGCCGGTGGGCTCGGAGGAAGCCGACAAGTTCTACGCCCAGTGCGCCATCGACGCGGGCGTCGCGTTCGTCAACGCGCTGCCGGTGTTCATCGCCTCCGACCCGGTGTGGGCCAAGAAGTTCACCGACGCGGGCGTGCCGATCGTCGGCGACGACATCAAGAGCCAGGTCGGCGCCACCATCACCCACCGCGTCATGGCCAAGCTCTTCGAAGACCGCGGCGTGCAGCTCGACCGCACCATGCAGCTCAACGTCGGCGGCAACATGGACTTCAAGAACATGCTCGAGCGCGAGCGGCTGGAGTCGAAGAAGATCTCCAAGACCCAGGCCGTCACCAGCAACCTGAAGAAGGAGCTGGGCGCCAACGACGTGCACATCGGCCCCTCCGACCACGTCGGCTGGCTCGACGACCGCAAGTGGGCCTACGTGCGCCTGGAAGGCCGCGCCTTCGGCGACGTGCCGCTGAACCTGGAGTACAAGCTCGAGGTGTGGGACTCGCCGAACTCGGCGGGCATCATCATCGACGCGGTGCGCGCGGCCAAGATCGCCAAGGACCGCGGCATCGGCGGCCCGGTCATCCCGGCCTCGGCCTACCTGATGAAGTCGCCGCCGCAGCAGCTCGCCGACGACGTCGCCCGCGAACAGCTCGAGGCTTTCATCGTTGGATAG
- a CDS encoding GyrI-like domain-containing protein: MDFEIVTLDESLVAGLTVPLAGREVTARDLDLVNFTWDRYLAREKNVPRVAAYIGQNDHAVAVLGYEVAGLADMDQGDVLTRIPQGRYAKFVVSDKPYDLLRTAWAQVAKAEASGVITRSHTAEIERYTGPTSVEVYVSLD; the protein is encoded by the coding sequence GTGGATTTCGAGATCGTCACCCTGGACGAGAGCCTGGTGGCCGGGCTGACCGTCCCGCTGGCGGGTCGCGAGGTGACCGCCCGCGACCTCGATCTGGTGAATTTCACCTGGGACCGCTACCTGGCCAGGGAGAAGAACGTGCCCCGCGTGGCGGCCTACATCGGCCAGAACGACCACGCCGTCGCCGTGCTCGGCTACGAGGTCGCCGGTCTGGCCGACATGGACCAGGGCGACGTCCTCACCCGCATCCCCCAGGGCCGCTACGCCAAGTTCGTCGTCTCCGACAAGCCCTACGACCTACTACGCACCGCATGGGCCCAGGTGGCCAAGGCCGAAGCCAGCGGCGTCATCACCCGTTCCCACACCGCCGAGATCGAGCGCTACACCGGCCCCACCTCGGTAGAGGTCTACGTCTCCTTGGACTGA
- a CDS encoding GyrI-like domain-containing protein, with translation MDFNVVDRPETLVAGTVLRSPALAVEGPRRAKVEEAWKRNLSRRLPGPPTTAYVDHAPEINSYLTHIVGYRCRSLDDLLPGDVLARVPGGRFARFIASGDNLGDTIVSIWRAVWDAEAAGRFVRSYTGDWEHYPDAHTAEVFVALADEPSDG, from the coding sequence GTGGATTTCAATGTCGTTGACCGTCCCGAGACGCTGGTGGCGGGCACAGTACTTCGCAGCCCGGCGCTCGCGGTCGAGGGGCCGCGGCGAGCGAAGGTGGAGGAGGCGTGGAAGCGGAATCTGTCGCGCCGGCTGCCCGGCCCACCGACCACCGCGTATGTCGACCACGCCCCGGAGATCAATTCCTATCTGACCCACATCGTCGGCTATCGCTGTCGCAGCCTCGACGACCTGCTGCCCGGCGATGTGCTGGCCAGGGTGCCGGGCGGGCGCTTCGCCCGCTTCATCGCCAGCGGTGACAATCTCGGCGATACCATCGTGAGCATCTGGCGGGCGGTGTGGGACGCCGAGGCGGCCGGACGTTTCGTCCGCTCCTACACCGGGGACTGGGAGCACTATCCCGACGCCCATACCGCGGAAGTCTTCGTGGCGCTGGCCGACGAACCGAGCGACGGGTAG